In Erigeron canadensis isolate Cc75 chromosome 1, C_canadensis_v1, whole genome shotgun sequence, a single window of DNA contains:
- the LOC122585108 gene encoding myosin-9-like, with amino-acid sequence MFKSARWRNDKNKIKAVFKLQFHATQLKHLAGDTLIISIVPADIGKPTTKLEKAKVKDGSCYWEKPHYETVKFIQDPKNGKLQEKIYQFVMATGSSKSSSVGEVSIDFANFAEATKISSISLPLRNANCDAFLHVSIQWVQDFLDKRETDGGENGNRQDRSLRAQLSNSDIEETIRSNPSEDHGTLIRERDRRGSSGSDITLSGSDISSGFDTPREPIPKKTKSTYEPPATTIYEERHMSQWDWLDGSPPELSTDDSSVSPGELVLGEIPEEGSTEAVIKKLKDEIEVLTRQADVSGLELQTLRKQIVKERKKGQDLSRELVELNQEKNAFKEECEKLKANKRCTEETKVKVKVKGDPWDLVGELRQELNYEKDLNSNLRIQLQKTQESNAELILAVQDLDAMLEEKDSKLSKPKSKSRNFEVVKSETDEDEDQKALEEIVREHTGMQETYILEQKITDLYSEIESHKRDKNELEMQMDQIALDYEILKQGNHDMCYKLEQSQIQEQLKMQYECTSYSVVSELEAQIESLNTELKMKSEKLSESVLAIEELETYVKDLEKDLEDQAHGFETDIEDLMNAKIEQEQRAIRAEESMRKMKLQNVNTAEKLQEEFRRLSTQMNSSFEANEKVTIKAMDEANQLRVEKRYLEEMLKKAKQDLDSINVYYEEKLADLLSQLTQKSEQLEKMEKQIEDITRTLELRKTSYRDELDRLKSEIQNLEGERKDLETIKKQKDADYEQLQSETERLLSRYNEMEISLINNETEKEKLRKQISQLKGEIKKSEDAISSMEKKLKDSTKAVSRNNPRSSKEVTSLKNRIELLEGQIKLKEATLKSSENTFMEREKDLRCKIEDLERRMKVVDESNAISKASAADEIELLKRLNKSMEVELQEMQERYSEISLKFAEVEGERQQLVMRVRNLKNSKK; translated from the exons ATGTTTAAGTCGGCTAGATGGAGGAATGACAAAAATAAGATCAAAGCTGTATTTAAACTGCAGTTTCATGCAACTCag CTAAAACACTTAGCAGGGGATACTTTGATCATCTCTATAGTTCCAGCAGACATTGGAAAGCCGACAACGAAATTAGAGAAAGCGAAAGTTAAAGATGGAAGTTGTTATTGGGAAAAACCACATTATGAAACTGTGAAATTCATTCAAGATCCTAAAAATGGAAAGCTTCAAGAGAAAATCTATCAATTTGTTATGGCAACG GGCTCCTCGAAATCTAGTAGTGTTGGTGAAGTTTCAATTGATTTTGCAAATTTTGCTGAAGCTACAAAGATTTCTTCTATATCCCTTCCATTAAGAAATGCAAATTGTGATGCTTTTTTGCAT GTATCGATTCAGTGGGTTCAAGACTTCTTAGATAAAAG GGAAACTGATGGAGGTGAAAATGGAAACCGGCAAGATAGGAGTTTAAGGGCTCAGTTAAGCAACAGTGACATAGAAGAAACTATTAGAAGCAATCCTAGTGAA GACCATGGGACTTTGATTCGTGAAAGAGATCGTCGGGGATCTAGTGGGTCTGATATCACATTATCAGGTTCTGATATTAGCTCAGGTTTTGATACTCCACGAGAACCCATACCCAAGAAGACTAAATCAACTTATGAACCACCGGCTACAACAATCTATGAGGAACGTCACATGTCACAATGGGATTGGTTAGATGGTTCACCGCCTGAGTTGAGCACAGATGATTCATCAGTAAGTCCCGGGGAGCTAGTGTTGGGGGAAATACCAGAAGAGGGTTCTACTGAAGCCGTGATCAAAAAACTCAAAGACGAGATTGAAGTTTTAACTAGGCAAGCTGATGTTTCAGGGTTAGAACTACAAACTCTTCGTAAGCAAATCGTGAAGGAAAGAAAGAAGGGTCAGGATCTTTCGAGAGAATTAGTTGAACTTAACCAAGAAAAAAATGCTTTCAAGGAGGAATGTGAAAAGCTGAAGGCAAACAAAAGATGTACAGAAGaaacaaaagtcaaagtcaaagtcaaaggcGATCCATGGGATCTTGTTGGTGAACTGAGACAAGAGCTTAACTATGAGAAGGATTTAAATTCCAATCTCCGGATACAACTACAAAAAACACAAGAGTCGAATGCTGAATTGATTCTTGCAGTACAGGATCTTGATGCGATGCTGGAAGAAAAGGATTCAAAGCTGTCAAAGCCAAAGTCAAAATCTCGTAATTTTGAAGTGGTTAAATCGGAGACAGATGAGGATGAAGATCAAAAGGCATTGGAAGAAATTGTCAGAGAACACACTGGTATGCAGGAGACGTATATACTAGAGCAAAAGATAACTGACCTCTATAGCGAAATAGAGTCTCACAAAAGAGATAAAAACGAACTTGAAATGCAAATGGACCAAATTGCTCTTGATTATGAGATCCTAAAGCAGGGAAACCACGATATGTGTTATAAACTTGAGCAAAGTCAAATTCAAGAACAACTGAAGATGCAATATGAATGTACGTCTTATTCTGTCGTCAGTGAACTTGAAGCACAGATTGAGAGCTTGAACACCGAGCTCAAAATGAAATCTGAAAAGCTATCAGAGTCAGTTCTTGCTATTGAAGAGCTGGAAACGTATGTCAAGGACTTGGAGAAAGATTTAGAAGATCAAGCTCACGGGTTTGAAACAGATATTGAAGATCTTATGAATGCTAAAATTGAGCAGGAGCAGCGAGCCATTCGTGCAGAGGAAAGCATGAGAAAGATGAAATTACAAAATGTTAATACAGCAGAGAAGCTTCAAGAGGAATTCAGAAGGCTTTCCACACAAATGAATTCAAGCTTTGAAGCAAACGAGAAGGTTACGATAAAGGCAATGGATGAAGCCAATCAACTGCGCGTAGAGAAAAGGTATCTTGAAGAAATGCTTAAGAAAGCCAAACAAGATTTAGATAGTATTAACGTTTATTATGAAGAAAAACTGGCTGACCTTTTGAGTCAACTAACTCAAAAGTCAGAACAACTGGAGAAGATGGAGAAACAGATCGAAGACATTACCCGCACACTTGAATTACGAAAAACCAGTTACAGAGATGAGTTAGACAGGCTAAAATCAGAAATACAGAATCTTGAAGGTGAAAGAAAGGATCTTGAAACCATTAAAAAGCAAAAAGATGCCGATTATGAACAACTGCAATCAGAAACTGAACGTCTTCTATCTCGTTACAATGAGATGGAGATTTCTTTGATTAATAACGAAACGGAAAAAGAGAAGCTAAGAAAGCAGATATCGCAACTAAAAGGTGAAATCAAGAAGAGTGAAGATGCAATAAGTAGCATGGAGAAGAAGCTTAAAGATAGTACCAAAGCCGTTTCAAGAAACAATCCTCGCAGCTCAAAAGAGGTTACAAGTTTAAAGAACAGAATAGAACTACTCGAG GGACAAATAAAACTAAAGGAAGCCACTTTGAAGAGTTCCGAAAATACATTTatggagagagaaaaagatCTTCGGTGTAAGATTGAAGATTTGGAAAGAAGAATGAAGGTTGTTGATGAAAGCAATGCCATTTCAAAG GCATCTGCAGCTGATGAAATCGAGTTGTTAAAGAGACTAAACAAATCCATGGAAGTAGAACTGCAGGAAATGCAAGAAAGATATTCAGAAATAAGTCTCAAGTTTGCAGAAGTCGAGGGTGAAAGGCAACAGCTTGTAATGAGAGTAAGAAACCTCAAGAACTCGAAGAAATGA